The nucleotide window TTGCGACccgacggcgtggcggcaTCCGGGGCCGGAGAATCTGCCGACGGTGACGGATCATGCGCGTTACTGAATCTTGAGCTCTTGTTTCGCGTCTTGTACACGCGCGGGCGAATCACCGGCGTCACAGACGGCGTCCGCGACGAGGTCCCGCCTATGCTGTCGTCtctgcgtcggcgccgaAGTGAATAGACCACTGGCTTTTCCGACTCCTCCACGCTTGGCTTGATGGCTACCGGTGCACCTTCCTCCGGCTGCCACCCGTTACACAGGTTCCTCTCGCACGTCTGACAGAGACATTCGCAGTTGTCCTCGCCAAAGTAGCTCTCGCCGTATGTCACGGTGATCTCCTCGCCCACCTCGATCGGCTTCGTAGCAATGATCTCGATGCCGGCgtggctcgtcgtcatcaactTTGCGTTGGCGTCGCAATCGTGGTTGGCGAATCGAGCGGGGCCCATGAACAAGCTCGTGCATTTGTTTCGcgagctgacgacgacgctgaaGTCCTTCTTGCGCACGGCAATCTCATTttcctcctcgggcgtcatGTTGACCTGGATGCCCGAGAGATACTTGATGGACTCGTTGCGCTTGATGTAGCGTCGGGCGGTGATGCTCGCCTCGTGCGTGACGAGGGTGTATCGGTTCGTCGAGCTCACCTCAAACGGGCAATCGGGCATGTAGATTTGCAGATAGCGCCGCAGGTGCCGGCGGAAGTCGTCCTTTTCCTTGCCTGTCTTGAGGCTCCCGAGGAACCTCTTCaggccgtccgtcgccagcagcttctcctcggcaGCATCCAGGTTTTTGTTGAGCACAATCTCATCCTGGACAATCTTGGCGATGACCTCTTCGCTCACGCCCCGCGACGGATGGTACGTGGAGCGGTTCTTGGGGACGGTCGTCCAGTAGTAAACCTGCGACACCCATCAGCCGACGACAGCTGTCAACTTTTGCGCGGGGCCACACTCACATGGTCGACAAGCGCATCGGTCAGTATATCATCGTACGCGGCTAATTGAGCAAGCGTAAGGCGctgcctcttcgccgccgtcgccgccttggaCAGCGGCATGACGCTGTTCGAGCGCCTGGGAACGAGAGGTCGTGATTGAGGGAGGGAGGCCGCTGGGTGCGACGATCAAACAGCTGCTGCTTGTACCCGTTGCGAGGCACGGCCGCAGAAACAGCAAAAGATACGAGCGAGTCTCGTAACGGCTCAATGCCTCCGTCGTCACATGCCGTGACGTGGCGTGCGATATGCCAGGCGTCACAGGCAATGAATGGTGCGAGCAAAAggaggcgggcagctcgGTCAGTCAGCTCAAGGGTTGCCGCAACGTCATCGGCCGTTTGTCCGAGCGCACTCAGAATGTGCTAAAATAACCAAAAGAGAAACGGTCACAAAAGAAAcgaggggcgaggaggacgtgAAAGGGAGCGAGCCGTCCCTCCTCAGCCGAGCAGTGCCAGTGGTGGGGAGATGAGTGAGTGATTGAGACGGATGAGCTGCATCGTCATCTGATGAGGCAGAAGAAGTGCAGGGTAacgggctgctggcgcgggAGAGGCAGGGAGAAGCACATCAGGAGCAGGAGTGAGCCCCTCTGCTTCCTCCCACcactgctgcagcagctcgcagCTAACTACCTCCGTTTCCCTGGGGTGCGCGGGCCCTCCAGCCACCCCGGAAGCTGGAATTTTGGCTGCTGGCCGGGCGACCGTTTCTGCGGCCCAGGCTGTGTCCAGTCAGTGATCGCGCAGTGGGGCTGCGAGTCGCGCCAAATGCGCCAAATGCAGGGGCCACAGCCTCCACTCACCAGCGGTTGCCTCGCTGCGCTCCAGCCGGTTGCGCCCGGCTTGCCATTGGCCAGCGGCCgaccttgtccttgtcgcctTTCGAAGTCTGTACGTACCCCAGCTGAGCTCCCACCGGCCACGTGACCAGCCAGCGCCGAAAAGTCTCAAACGCCAGACTCCAGCATCCCGAGATCGCGAGACGGGGATGCTTTGACAGTCGCCGGGCCTAGAGTGACCGCACCACAGCCAAGATGATTCAATTAAAGGTATTTACCCTCGCATATACAATCAGTTTTGAGCCGACCTGCTGCTTCAAAGTCCATCTTTGCTAATGCCATCATTCAGACGATGCTCAATTGCATCGACAACtcgggcgccgcccttgtcgaATGCGCCCTGGTCGTCGGCCAGAAGCGCCACGCCCGCATCGGTATGCCCCCCCACGAGTCTCATCAAGAATGCCCGCCGCGAAGCCCGAAGCTGATCCCATACAGGTgaccgcatcgtcgtcgtcgttcaggagcagcgaggcgcctcctcctccggcatGGCTGGCATCTCGGCCTCCGCCAAGGTCAAGCGCGGCGACAtccgccacgccgtcgtcgtccgcacCCGCTACCCGActcagcgccgcgacggctccGTCGTCCGcttcgacgacaacgcctgTGTTCTGCTCAACAAGTCCGGCGACCCCGTCGGCTCCCGCAtcaacggcgtcgtcggcgcggagctGAAGCGCAAGAAGTGGAGCAAGATATTGTCCATGGCGCCCATGCAGGCGTAAGCGGTGGTGAGGGCGCCGAGTATGTTGAGGGGGCTAGGGGCGATACCGCTAGACGGTCGGTGTAGTGAACATGGCCGTGCACGAGCGGGGGAAACTGTACAACCACAAAACTTTGGCATCTGCGAGGCGTTTACGAGCGAAGAGCTCAATCTCCGAATACAATTACAAACATTTTCAAACTAGCCGTCACGGGCGACTGATGAAACCTTTCTTTTGAACCAAAAAATGCAATTCTTGAACGCAGGAGGGCGAAGCGTTTTGCTCCACCAGTCCCCCATACCCATTCAGTCATCTCGAGAGCCAGAGGCCACAATAGACAGTAGTCTGGGATTGACTGCGTTGTTGTATATACGCCTATTCCATGTCTCTGCCAGActccttgacgccgcctTCCAAAAAAAAGTAAGAAAGAAGGAAACAGCAAAAGCGATCGCAAGATGCCTGATACGCTCCGTCACCCAAGCCGCCTCCCAATCCATGTCCAGAaacagcagccgcccgtcgtcgggtaTCCATTCGTCAAAGTCGTTAGTCGAAAATGTGACCGCATTCGCAGCAAACATAAAACAGTTTCTTGCGACACAGCCACGTTAGTCAGTTGTTCAGTCGATGACGAAGCCCAGGTATCAAGACTGTGCCAGTTCAAGGCCCAAGTCCAGGAATGAAGCCCCTCGATATCGGAATTGTCGGCTTACCATGCCAGTTTCAGCACTGCGCTCCTGTGATTGGAAAAAGACTGCCTCCTCGTGATTACACCGGGGGCACGTCTTGTTCGACCGTGGAAGCTGTAGTGTTGACGTTGAACGCCGCGTCAGCCAGCAGCTCTTAGGGATGGGTGAAAAACTTCTCAGAAAAACAAGAGTAAGCAGATCCCGATCCACCGCGCTGCCAGCGAAGTGCGATACCACGTCAGACACTTCCCAGCAGTTACAAGTAGACACCATGATCAAGAGACCCAAGTCCAGAAAATGGTACAGCATAAATGTGAAATGCCTGTCATGCACTCGGCGAGTCTCGTCTTCGTTTGAGGGGCGTCAAAGGTAGTGAAGCGAAAAGCGGCTGTCGTTGCTGGACTCGGTTGGGTGGCTCGGGCAATCGGATTTAAAATTCCAAGGTCATCGCATAGTGGAGGATGTTGGACAGAGGCAGGGGGATACCAGCCGTCTGAGTCGCCTCCTCAACGTCGCttctggcgacggcgagagtCGAGTCACCTTCGGTCGAGTCGCCGTCGGTCGAGTCGCCGTCGGTCGAATCGTTGTCGGTCGAGCCGCTATTGATCGAGTCGTTcgccagggcaagggcaaaATAGAGAGGGTCGCCGCATTGCATACACTCGACGATCTCGCTGCAACGCATGCAAAACGACAGGGTCTGACTAACCGTCGGGTCCGAGCCAACATCCTGGGTCACACCCGCCGTCTCTCCGGCCGAGTTGTTGAGCACGTTGCGGAAGACGCAGGTAGAagccgcctcctcggtgTACTGACAAGTACGGCAGGTGAACTGGAGCTTGtgggcgtcgtcatcctccttgGGGTAGAGCATGTTGGAGCACTCCGAGCAGAAACGGAACGTGATCTgctcgagcttcttgccctcgccgaggtcgtcTTGGGAACCGGTGGACTGGGGAGTCGCCATTTCGCCGTTTGGTTCGCGGAGGTCGAGAAGCGGTGTTGAGTATTGTCGACGTTTCGGGCTCgcaagaaaagaagaagaaaaaatGCGAGCTGCGAGCGAAAGTCTTGCGCGTTACGCGGCAGACACCGTCGATGCCAGAAGCGAGTCGAGTGCGTGGCGATGGATGGTTGATAACGGGGAGAGAGATAGAGAGGCAGGTCGGCCAAGCCGATGTGACTCTCACTCGACAGATGGAAAAATCTCGGCTGAAAGTGGTGTTTGCGTTTGCCGCCACGCAGAGCAGAGTCGCGCGTGGTGGGGTGGTGGGCTTGTCTTGTGGTGGGGCAACTTTTGTCAGGCTGCCAGCAGGTCCAGTCCACTCTGAGGCTGAAGCTGAAACCCTGCAGATGCAGCGGAGGTAATGGTGCTCCTCAGCGGTCGCAGCAGGTGCTGATGGCGGGAAGGCTTGGCTGCCGCGTGGTGGTGCGAGGCGATGGTGGGGACAGCTTGTGTAGGTGACGTGAGTAGGTCGCACTGAAGGCACCCCAGATGTCCTTTGCCCTTTGCTACTGCCTTCATGGTTAGATCCAGATGGACGAGAATGGAGTACCCGACGAGCACTACCTGATGCGATCTGTGTTTAAGGTAAAAGAAGTACTTTGCCGTACGTCTGCAGTTGCCGACGATTCGATGCTGTGAAGTGGTTTGATGAGTTGTGTTGTTGGTGCAATGCCTGTAGACTTGcagtggtagtggtggtgatgtACACGCGAGAGCTTGGCTGTGATGTGAGTGCGTGTGGGAGAAGGGAAAGAGAAAATGAAAACATACACCGCAGCGAAAGCGCGTTTATACTTGCGCACGCGGGCAGATGGCCATGCGTCATTGCAAACGGACAACCCGGCGCAGCTGTCGCCAGGTGCCTGTTCAGCGCAACGTAGTGAATCAGGTTGGCTTTGGCAGGCTACTCAGCGACAGTAGTTCGCCAAGCCACAGAGATGGTGGCCCTGAGGCACCGGCTGAACactgcccgtcgccggctgaGCTCAGCGCAGCAAGTGCCTGAGCCCGTTCACAcaggccgccgtcgggggTTCACGGACTGCCTTGGGTGTCAAGGTCTACGCATGCAGGCTTCTCGCAGCAAAAGGCCCCCAAGGTATGTCGAGTTTGTCGACTAGATGGGGGCACGGCATTGCACGGAGATAcccgagcgccagcgccgtgcaAAGAAACCCAGAAGCCAAGGTAGGAGTTCCGTGCATGCTCCAATACGCGAGCACTGCCCAGCGTCATGGAATCGTGCCGGCTTCGAAGGCGGCCCTGGAGTCTTGGGTAAGTACTAATACAGTAGACTTGGTAATATTGATGCCCGGCCCAGGGCACGGGAGCAGGCAACCGGCCATCACagatcgtcgccgacatgtGGTTTCTCGAAGCCAGCCATGCAGGTTGCCAGACTGATTCCCATCCCCGCGCAGCCACGGGTGACCCGGGGAAGCAAGCAGCTTGCTTCCTCTTGCCCATCGTTCTCGAAACCtgggggcaggcagggcaccgccgccggggtgcagcagcacctcgaggCGCGCGCATGACCCCCCCTTCAACCGGCCACTGGCTGCCCGCATAGTACCTATTCCCAGCAGGGGCACGACAGGTCACACGCTCAACAaatccccccctccccctccacaCCCGGCCCGGTGAAGAAGCGCCCAGGCCGTGGGGCTGCTGAATCTGGGGCCGGGCACCTCAGCATGGAGCCGGGCGTATGGCGGAGACTTCAATGATGGCCGGCCATCTGGCGCTGCCCGAGGGACCTACAGGTAGGGAATGAAAGGTACCTAGTAATCGGCAGCACAGCATTTGCCCGGGCGAGAGAGCACCCATCCAGCTGTGGAttggccgcctcccgccaaACGCTAATACTGCCTTATTACCTCCCGCTAAACTGTCCATTTCACCCCACCAAACCCACTCCCGACAGGCGACCGACCCCGCCTTCTGCGCGGGCACACCAGTCCCCTTCGCCGCGCCAACGCAGGGAAGGGTCATCGGCCAACCACTGCGCTGTCCACGGCACGTCATTGCTgtctcgcccccccccagctccagctcggctcgccgcccccctccagCTTCACCAGCAAAAGAGAGAGCAGCCACCAGGCAGAGCTTCTCCTCTTTCTTAAaccccatcccatcccattCAGCCTGTGCGACAAGAACCCGTCCGCGTATCTCCGCCCTCTAACGAGCTCTCAGCCCGCCATTGCCTCGCTTCCCGTCGCCCGCACGGCCTCATCCTTGCCGCAATTCGTACCTTCGCACCGTCGACCGACCGTTGGAGCTCACACGCTGCAGCAAGCAACCCACCACTTTCTTCTCCCCCACAGCAAAACACCAACACACACGCATCGCGACAATGGTACACTCCAGCCTCGGGCGCCTCCCCGGCCtaccctcctccacctccacctccgcAAGCTTCTCTTCGACGCGCTCCTGGCTGACACTGTCCAGGCTGACACGGGTCTTCCCCCCAACTGGGAAGTCCGCCACTCCAACTCCAAGAACCTCCCCTACTACTTCAACTCGGCCGACAAGGTCTCCCGGTGGGAGCCCCCGCAGGGCACCGACACCGAGAAGCTCAAGCACTACATGGCCGCCAACCACAGCGCGGGCGCTCGTGTCGGCAGCGTCCCCAGCGTCCCCGAAGGCAAgatccgcgccgcccacctgcTCATCAAGCACTCCGAAAGCCGCAGGCCGAGCAGCTGGAAAGAGGTAAACGTCAACCGCCTTGCCCTGCGCTCCGTGGCAGCACGTGTTTGGTCCGAGAGCCAATGCTGATGGGCAGCAGGCCAATATCACGCGCTCCAAGGCGGATGCTCTCAAGACCATCCAGGGCCACGAGCAGGACATCAAGTCCGGCAAGGTCTCCCTCGGCGATCTCGCCACCACTGAATCGGACTGTTCCTCGGCCCGCAAGCGCGGCGATCTTGGCTATtttggccgcggcgacatgCAGAAGGAGTTTGAGGATGCCGCTTTCGCTCTCGAGCCTGGAGAGATGAGTCACGTCGTGGAAACGGCCAGTGGCCTGCATCTCATTGAAAGGTAAGGGGCCGTAAGGATGGCTTACTTTCGTGTTCGAGGCCGTGCCTGCTAACGTATCGCACAGGTTGGAGTAAACAGGGGGGTTAGCTGCGAGGCTCAACAAAAAAGGATACGAAATGACCCCTGTTGTGTTTATGAGACAGCGGGTGAGAACAAGAAAAAAATATCAACAATGGCCTGAAGAAGGACAGCATCGTGACAGGATTCGTGTATCGACCTGAACGGGGCACGTTGCGATGCAGGACGCCGAAAGGCTCAATGGTGAATCAATCTTGTGTGGATCTATGGTCTCGTACCAATGCCTAGTTAATGCCACACACGCAAGACAGCCGCCCCCTCCATCGCTTTACTATGAACGCCCTCGTGTTGCGCACCCTGTGGTATCGACCCATCTACGCCAAGCAGACAAATCGCAGTCGACATGGCCGCATGTCTTCCCAAATAATAGACTCCTGTGAACACTCACTCATCGCCGTAACATGCTCCCGTTGCGCCACAACTCCGGATTCTTCCAAATCAAGACGGGCTCAGGCCATCGCCATGTGGATGACCATTCCCTTGAAAGGTTCAATCGTCGTAAGCACCACCGTCATAATGCCGAAGACAACCATTGACAGCGCCGTGTACGGTGCAGCCCGACTGCGGATCCCGTACATGTACGACACACCCATGGCCGCGCTGTTGACACCCGCGGTAACCCCTGCGGCGATGGTCATGGCGCTGTCTTGGGTGGCCGCGTCCAACAGCTCATGCTCCCCCCTATGCCGAGACCACTGAGGCACGTCTTGCAATTCGATGCCCGCTTCGCGTGCGCTCAAGTCCGTAGGGGGGCGCTGAACCCCTAGCCTGTCAACGACAAAGGGGAACATCAGCTGTCCGAGTATACCGTTGCTAACGACGAtcatggcgttgatggccaCGTTTCCACCCACAGCTGTGATTGCAGGTTTAGAAAGAGCCAAGGtcgtgctcctcgtcgcaaAAGAGAGGGCTTCGGGTACATCGAGGTCGAGGGAGCGGGCAATCCCTACCGACAGGAACACAtttgccgcggccgcgccgatgCACACCATGCTGACAGTCATTCCCATGGTGCTGAATACCTGACGACGGCATTCGTAGAGCTTGAAGCCCCAGGCGAAGAGGCCGCACTCCAGGAAAGATAGAGCGAgatcgccggcgccgaacCAGCCCTCGGGATTCCGCGGCAAGCGTTGATGCGTGACCTGGGAAGTCCACAAGGCATATAATGGAGTGTCGCTGCTTAAAGTAGCGAGAACTTCGGTGACCTTGACATCTTTCGAAGCTGCCTTTGCTCTCGTGTAAGCAATCAAAAGTAGAGTAGTTCCCAGAACTGGATTCATCAGCGTTACCAGCACGTTCTTTACCTTGAGATTCGATTTGAAAACCGAAGGCTTCTTTAAAAACAACTGAAAACGCACTGAAGATATCCACAGAAACAAGATGACGAAGGCATCCAGGCACCGCTCATCTTCTGTGGCGGCTGCGATAGGGGCACCTACTAACAGGATACCAACGAATGCTAGGATGAT belongs to Purpureocillium takamizusanense chromosome 1, complete sequence and includes:
- the RPB9 gene encoding DNA-directed RNA polymerase II core subunit rpb9 (EggNog:ENOG503P5CS~COG:K~BUSCO:EOG092654O3), with the translated sequence MATPQSTGSQDDLGEGKKLEQITFRFCSECSNMLYPKEDDDAHKLQFTCRTCQYTEEAASTCVFRNVLNNSAGETAGVTQDVGSDPTLPRSNKTCPRCNHEEAVFFQSQERSAETGMKLFYVCCECGHIFD
- the pin1 gene encoding Peptidylprolyl isomerase (EggNog:ENOG503P1QY~BUSCO:EOG09264PI4~COG:O), with amino-acid sequence MADTGLPPNWEVRHSNSKNLPYYFNSADKVSRWEPPQGTDTEKLKHYMAANHSAGARVGSVPSVPEGKIRAAHLLIKHSESRRPSSWKEANITRSKADALKTIQGHEQDIKSGKVSLGDLATTESDCSSARKRGDLGYFGRGDMQKEFEDAAFALEPGEMSHVVETASGLHLIERLE
- a CDS encoding uncharacterized protein (EggNog:ENOG503P4FY~TransMembrane:12 (i14-35o47-68i80-99o111-137i229-248o254-273i285-306o351-371i383-406o441-463i508-530o536-557i)~COG:S); this translates as MGTWRAQWRKTKRFLAALFLLVVIYLTSQLVVWGFSRLLAPVDLEFFASVLAMVFVFITMTVASYMFPDIDTVYQQHFKAKMNFINANLGIGFSIPISLMKQSDILSGHDIVRVFGTFITTNVTSWIGILLITALIVRVVKTVEEFFASVFGCRRAPRGTAPRPGPPMYLPEPDPGIWMRTYMSPPSPGEWLRSPLYAPASPESPPAPPILSTNAPQRPMKDVFSKNPAIILAFVGILLVGAPIAAATEDERCLDAFVILFLWISSVRFQLFLKKPSVFKSNLKVKNVLVTLMNPVLGTTLLLIAYTRAKAASKDVKVTEVLATLSSDTPLYALWTSQVTHQRLPRNPEGWFGAGDLALSFLECGLFAWGFKLYECRRQVFSTMGMTVSMVCIGAAAANVFLSVGIARSLDLDVPEALSFATRSTTLALSKPAITAVGGNVAINAMIVVSNGILGQLMFPFVVDRLGVQRPPTDLSAREAGIELQDVPQWSRHRGEHELLDAATQDSAMTIAAGVTAGVNSAAMGVSYMYGIRSRAAPYTALSMVVFGIMTVVLTTIEPFKGMVIHMAMA
- the mrpl38 gene encoding 54S ribosomal protein L38, mitochondrial (EggNog:ENOG503P2X8~BUSCO:EOG09265HP0~COG:J), encoding MIQLKTMLNCIDNSGAALVECALVVGQKRHARIGDRIVVVVQEQRGASSSGMAGISASAKVKRGDIRHAVVVRTRYPTQRRDGSVVRFDDNACVLLNKSGDPVGSRINGVVGAELKRKKWSKILSMAPMQA
- the RPB9 gene encoding DNA-directed RNA polymerase II core subunit rpb9, variant 2 (EggNog:ENOG503P5CS~COG:K~BUSCO:EOG092654O3), giving the protein MATPQSTGSQDDLGEGKKLEQITFRFCSECSNMLYPKEDDDAHKLQFTCRTCQYTEEAASTCVFRNVLNNSAGETAGVTQDVGSDPTLPRSNKTCPRCNHEEAVFFQSQERSAETGMVSRQFRYRGASFLDLGLELAQS